In the Gossypium arboreum isolate Shixiya-1 chromosome 10, ASM2569848v2, whole genome shotgun sequence genome, one interval contains:
- the LOC108488299 gene encoding putative receptor-like protein kinase At3g47110 translates to MEKFLLKNQCIINQIKFVVSIAVLTVTFLSTSIRLASAIEGNETDRLALLALKQHLVGANSPGPLLSWNASLHFCYWYGIRCDRNRQRVIGLQLVRLKVAAAGTISPSIGNLSALRLVNLSDNSLQGTIPREFGYLKQLRLLDLSNNDLHGNIPIELNNCSSIQNINLILNRITGKIPFGSGDYHMKNLTILTLAANYLSGGIPSSLANLSSLDFLGLSRNQLEGNIPNDLSRLSNLKVLVFSRNNLSGTIPSSIYNLSSLTYIDMGSNQLSGEIAPEIGFLFPKLGILYIGGKIPRSLANISILDQLDINSNGFCGPVPENLGKLQNLTLLAIDYNHLGSGKDGDLDFVSSLTNCSGLKVLDCSGLKVLAIHNNRFGGVLPDSITNLSTQIEVLFMGENQISGNIQGSGNLVKLTQIDLGGNLLTGKIPSSIGRLQNLVTFNLSMNHLSGPIPSSIGNLSQLSLLDLNGNNFEGRVPLTLKNCKDMSKLYISGNELHGDLSNQLIGSFEKLITLNLSHNSFTGVFPSDIVNSKDLVELYVNNNNFIGGIPSQIGEISGLRFLHMQGNHFNGSIPLSFGLLRATESLDLSANNLSNTIPSELQKLPFLVSLNLSFSRLEGEVPQEGVFKNTSQFSIIGNQNLCGGIPEIQLPRCSENQEAKNKGSALSTQALLIMILSILIVSILVAVIVVFGWRKRSRRELINRPATPLLSVGCSRVSYQELLEATNGFSAPNLLGEGAFGTVYKGILYQHKNPIVVKVLNLQNVEASKSFEVECEALRKIRHRNLVKVITSCSSVDFKGNHFKAIVLEFMANGSLDKWLKCDSPRHLNFGQMLDVAIDVGNALDHLHHHCESMIIHRDLKPANILLNNDMVAHVSDFGIAKILSDATGKLGFVQATSSLVQGTIGYVAPEYGMGGPTSREGDIYSYGILLLEMITGKTPTDDLFNNGSGLHNFCKMALMSLQQLKEIVDFRLLKQINNPNKSQNMKVDGDDIIWKCFVAFINVGVACSVEVPFERMKIEDAIKELHAIKRVYQYHRIVK, encoded by the exons ATGGAGAAATTTCTCTTGAAAAACCAATGTATTATTAATCAGATTAAGTTCGTGGTTTCCATTGCTGTACTCACAGTCACCTTCCTATCAACGTCCATCAGACTTGCTTCCGCCATTGAAGGGAATGAAACCGACAGGTTAGCTTTGCTTGCTTTGAAACAACATCTTGTTGGTGCCAATTCTCCTGGTCCTCTGCTTTCATGGAACGCTTCACTCCATTTTTGCTACTGGTATGGTATACGATGTGATCGGAATCGCCAGAGGGTCATCGGATTGCAACTCGTCAGACTCAAAGTAGCCGCTGCCGGCACCATATCTCCCTCAATCGGAAACCTAAGTGCCCTTAGATTGGTCAACTTATCCGATAACAGTTTGCAAGGAACTATCCCCAGGGAATTTGGGTATTTAAAGCAGCTTCGTTTGCTTGATCTAAGTAACAATGATCTACATGGAAACATCCCTATAGAGCTCAACAACTGCTCAAGCATTCAGAATATAAACTTAATCCTCAATAGAATTACAGGGAAAATTCCTTTCGGCAGTGGAGATTATCATATGAAGAATCTCACCATTCTCACCCTTGCTGCTAATTATTTAAGCGGGGGAATTCCGTCATCTTTGGCGAATCTTTCATCGTTGGATTTTCTGGGCCTCTCACGTAATCAATTGGAGGGAAATATACCCAATGATTTGAGCAGATTATCCAACTTGAAAGTGCTTGTTTTCAGTAGGAATAACCTGTCTGGAACTATTCCTTCTTCGATTTACAATCTTTCATCTTTGACCTATATTGACATGGGTTCAAATCAATTATCAGGGGAGATTGCACCTGAGATAGGCTTTTTGTTTCCAAAACTTGGGATACTTTATATTGGAG GGAAAATTCCAAGATCGTTGGCTAATATCTCGATCTTGGATCAGCTTGATATAAACTCAAATGGTTTCTGTGGACCGGTTCCTGAGAATCTGGGAAAGCTTCAGAATCTTACACTCTTAGCCATTGATTATAATCATCTTGGAAGTGGGAAAGATGGGGATTTGGATTTCGTTTCTTCTTTAACCAACTGCAGTGGACTGAAGGTTTTGGACTGCAGTGGACTGAAGGTTTTGGCAATCCATAATAATAGATTCGGTGGGGTTTTACCAGATTCTATAACGAATTTATCGACCCAGATTGAAGTGCTTTTTATGGGAGAGAATCAGATTTCTGGAAACATTCAAGGAAGTGGGAATCTTGTTAAACTCACTCAGATTGATTTAGGGGGCAACTTATTAACCGGAAAGATTCCTAGTTCCATTGGAAGGCTTCAAAACCTTGTAACATTTAACCTCTCTATGAATCACTTATCTGGCCCAATTCCATCTTCCATTGGCAATCTTTCTCAACTGTCTCTTCTTGATTTGAATGGTAACAATTTTGAAGGAAGGGTTCCATTGACACTCAAGAATTGCAAAGATATGTCTAAGCTTTATATTTCAGGAAATGAACTCCATGGTGATCTATCAAATCAGCTGATTGGTTCTTTTGAAAAGTTGATTACTTTGAATTTGTCCCACAACTCTTTCACTGGTGTATTTCCATCTGATATCGTCAACTCCAAGGATCTTGTGGAATTATACGTTAATAACAACAATTTCATTGGTGGAATTCCAAGCCAAATTGGTGAGATTTCTGGATTGAGATTTCTACATATGCAGGGAAACCACTTTAATGGTAGCATCCCTCTATCTTTTGGCTTGTTGAGAGCAACTGAAAGCTTGGATCTCTCTGCAAACAATTTGTCAAACACAATACCAAGTGAACTGCAAAAGCTTCCATTTTTGGTGAGTTTAAACCTTTCTTTCAGCCGACTAGAGGGTGAAGTTCCACAGGAAGGGGTTTTCAAAAATACCAGTCAGTTCTCAATTATTGGGAACCAAAATCTTTGTGGGGGAATCCCTGAAATACAGCTTCCAAGATGCTCTGAAAATCAAGAAGCAAAGAACAAAGGAAGTGCTTTGTCAACCCAAGCCCTTCTTATTATGATTCTTAGCATCTTGATTGTCTCGATTTTGGTTGCAGTTATCGTTGTCTTTGGCTGGAGAAAACGCTCAAGAAGGGAACTAATCAATCGCCCTGCGACGCCATTGTTGTCTGTTGGCTGCTCGCGAGTCTCTTATCAGGAACTTCTTGAAGCCACCAATGGCTTCTCAGCGCCCAACTTACTCGGTGAAGGCGCTTTTGGCACTGTTTATAAAGGAATCCTCTATCAACACAAAAACCCCATTGTTGTCAAAGTATTGAACCTTCAAAACGTTGAGGCCAGCAAGAGTTTCGAAGTGGAATGCGAAGCTTTGAGGAAAATCCGACATCGGAATCTTGTCAAGGTGATAACTTCTTGCTCAAGCGTTGACTTCAAAGGCAATCATTTCAAGGCTATAGTTTTGGAATTCATGGCCAACGGAAGCTTAGATAAGTGGCTGAAATGTGACTCTCCACGTCATTTGAACTTTGGCCAGATGTTGGACGTTGCTATAGATGTGGGGAATGCGTTGGATCACCTTCATCACCATTGTGAATCAATGATCATTCATCGTGATTTAAAACCGGCTAATATTCTGCTCAATAATGACATGGTTGCACATGTTAGTGATTTCGGAATAGCAAAGATTCTTTCCGATGCCACAGGCAAACTGGGTTTCGTGCAAGCAACTTCCTCACTCGTACAGGGAACAATTGGTTATGTCGCTCCAG AATATGGCATGGGCGGTCCAACATCTCGCGAAGGCGATATTTACAGCTATGGAATTCTTCTGTTGGAGATGATTACCGGAAAGACGCCAACGGATGACTTATTTAACAATGGCTCAGGTCTCCATAATTTCTGTAAGATGGCATTAATGTCATTACAACAGTTGAAGGAAATTGTAGATTTTCGATTGCTCAAACAAATTAATAATCCCAACAAGAGTCAGAACATGAAGGTTGATGGCGATGACATTATATGGAAATGTTTCGTTGCTTTCATTAACGTTGGTGTTGCATGCTCGGTTGAAGTTCCGTTTGAGCGAATGAAGATTGAAGATGCCATTAAAGAACTGCATGCAATTAAGAGAGTGTACCAATATCACCGTATAGTTAAATAG